From Salmo salar chromosome ssa04, Ssal_v3.1, whole genome shotgun sequence, one genomic window encodes:
- the LOC106596957 gene encoding C-type lectin domain family 4 member M isoform X4 — MADYINKQVIELNKVNEENQNRATRSVKTETHLSDNRGNETAEKDPLQTSYNTLTKERDQLQTSYNTLTKERDQLQKKIDDLMSKFSNLMKKPWTESREDCLERGANLVIVNSDMEQQFLFGLNKRAWIGLTDSVTQGTWKWVDGTPLTTPSYWHSQQPDNGGHNPAKWDEDCVELNTETWRPVKAWNDLSCLLNRYWICEKVV; from the exons ATGGCCGACTACATCAACAAACAGGTGATTGAATTAAACAAAGTTAATGAAGAAAACCAGAACAGAGCAACGAGGAGCGTGAAGACTGAGACCCATCTCTCAG ATAACAGAGGCAATGAGACTGCGGAGAAAGACccgctacagaccagttacaacaccctgactaaagagagagaccagctacagaccagttacaacaccctgactaaagagagagaccagctacagaagaAAATAGATGATCTCATGTCAAAGTTCTCTAATCTGA TGAAAAAACCCTGGACGGAGAGCAGAGAGgactgtctggagagaggagcaaaCCTGGTGATCGTAAACAGTGATATGGAACAG CAGTTTCTCTTTGGCCTCAATAAGAGAGcctggattggtctgactgactctgttactcaggggacctggaaatgggtggacggcacaccactgaccaccccaag TTACTGGCACTCACAGCAGCCTGATAATGGTGGTCACAACCCAGCAAAATGGGACGAGGATTGTGTTGAGCTGAACACAGAAACATGGCGTCCTGTAAAGGCATGGAATGACCTGTCATGTTTACTCAATCGTTACTGGATTTGTGAGAAAGTGGTTTAA
- the LOC106596957 gene encoding CD209 antigen-like protein C isoform X1 — MADYINKQVIELNKVNEENQNRATRSVKTETHLSDGRLRLYRLAAVCLGVLCVLQVTLNISLRLAFYNRGNETAEKDPLQTSYNTLTKERDQLQTSYNTLTKERDQLQKKIDDLMSKFSNLKQKCPEGWQKFESSWYFLSTVKKPWTESREDCLERGANLVIVNSDMEQQFLFGLNKRAWIGLTDSVTQGTWKWVDGTPLTTPSYWHSQQPDNGGHNPAKWDEDCVELNTETWRPVKAWNDLSCLLNRYWICEKVV, encoded by the exons ATGGCCGACTACATCAACAAACAGGTGATTGAATTAAACAAAGTTAATGAAGAAAACCAGAACAGAGCAACGAGGAGCGTGAAGACTGAGACCCATCTCTCAG ATGGAAGACTAAGACTCTATAGGCTGGCTGCTGTGTGTTTAGGAGTGCTGTGTGTTCTGCAAGTCACTCTCAACATCTCCCTGAGGCTGGCTTTCT ATAACAGAGGCAATGAGACTGCGGAGAAAGACccgctacagaccagttacaacaccctgactaaagagagagaccagctacagaccagttacaacaccctgactaaagagagagaccagctacagaagaAAATAGATGATCTCATGTCAAAGTTCTCTAATCTGA AACAAAAATGTCCTGAAGGCTGGCAGAAGTTTGAATCCAGTTGGTACTTCCTGTCTACAGTGAAAAAACCCTGGACGGAGAGCAGAGAGgactgtctggagagaggagcaaaCCTGGTGATCGTAAACAGTGATATGGAACAG CAGTTTCTCTTTGGCCTCAATAAGAGAGcctggattggtctgactgactctgttactcaggggacctggaaatgggtggacggcacaccactgaccaccccaag TTACTGGCACTCACAGCAGCCTGATAATGGTGGTCACAACCCAGCAAAATGGGACGAGGATTGTGTTGAGCTGAACACAGAAACATGGCGTCCTGTAAAGGCATGGAATGACCTGTCATGTTTACTCAATCGTTACTGGATTTGTGAGAAAGTGGTTTAA
- the LOC106596957 gene encoding CD209 antigen-like protein C isoform X3, translating into MADYINKQVIELNKVNEENQNRATRSVKTETHLSDNRGNETAEKDPLQTSYNTLTKERDQLQTSYNTLTKERDQLQKKIDDLMSKFSNLKQKCPEGWQKFESSWYFLSTVKKPWTESREDCLERGANLVIVNSDMEQQFLFGLNKRAWIGLTDSVTQGTWKWVDGTPLTTPSYWHSQQPDNGGHNPAKWDEDCVELNTETWRPVKAWNDLSCLLNRYWICEKVV; encoded by the exons ATGGCCGACTACATCAACAAACAGGTGATTGAATTAAACAAAGTTAATGAAGAAAACCAGAACAGAGCAACGAGGAGCGTGAAGACTGAGACCCATCTCTCAG ATAACAGAGGCAATGAGACTGCGGAGAAAGACccgctacagaccagttacaacaccctgactaaagagagagaccagctacagaccagttacaacaccctgactaaagagagagaccagctacagaagaAAATAGATGATCTCATGTCAAAGTTCTCTAATCTGA AACAAAAATGTCCTGAAGGCTGGCAGAAGTTTGAATCCAGTTGGTACTTCCTGTCTACAGTGAAAAAACCCTGGACGGAGAGCAGAGAGgactgtctggagagaggagcaaaCCTGGTGATCGTAAACAGTGATATGGAACAG CAGTTTCTCTTTGGCCTCAATAAGAGAGcctggattggtctgactgactctgttactcaggggacctggaaatgggtggacggcacaccactgaccaccccaag TTACTGGCACTCACAGCAGCCTGATAATGGTGGTCACAACCCAGCAAAATGGGACGAGGATTGTGTTGAGCTGAACACAGAAACATGGCGTCCTGTAAAGGCATGGAATGACCTGTCATGTTTACTCAATCGTTACTGGATTTGTGAGAAAGTGGTTTAA
- the LOC106596957 gene encoding CD209 antigen-like protein C isoform X2 — protein sequence MADYINKQVIELNKVNEENQNRATRSVKTETHLSDGRLRLYRLAAVCLGVLCVLQVTLNISLRLAFYNRGNETAEKDPLQTSYNTLTKERDQLQTSYNTLTKERDQLQKKIDDLMSKFSNLMKKPWTESREDCLERGANLVIVNSDMEQQFLFGLNKRAWIGLTDSVTQGTWKWVDGTPLTTPSYWHSQQPDNGGHNPAKWDEDCVELNTETWRPVKAWNDLSCLLNRYWICEKVV from the exons ATGGCCGACTACATCAACAAACAGGTGATTGAATTAAACAAAGTTAATGAAGAAAACCAGAACAGAGCAACGAGGAGCGTGAAGACTGAGACCCATCTCTCAG ATGGAAGACTAAGACTCTATAGGCTGGCTGCTGTGTGTTTAGGAGTGCTGTGTGTTCTGCAAGTCACTCTCAACATCTCCCTGAGGCTGGCTTTCT ATAACAGAGGCAATGAGACTGCGGAGAAAGACccgctacagaccagttacaacaccctgactaaagagagagaccagctacagaccagttacaacaccctgactaaagagagagaccagctacagaagaAAATAGATGATCTCATGTCAAAGTTCTCTAATCTGA TGAAAAAACCCTGGACGGAGAGCAGAGAGgactgtctggagagaggagcaaaCCTGGTGATCGTAAACAGTGATATGGAACAG CAGTTTCTCTTTGGCCTCAATAAGAGAGcctggattggtctgactgactctgttactcaggggacctggaaatgggtggacggcacaccactgaccaccccaag TTACTGGCACTCACAGCAGCCTGATAATGGTGGTCACAACCCAGCAAAATGGGACGAGGATTGTGTTGAGCTGAACACAGAAACATGGCGTCCTGTAAAGGCATGGAATGACCTGTCATGTTTACTCAATCGTTACTGGATTTGTGAGAAAGTGGTTTAA